A single Tachypleus tridentatus isolate NWPU-2018 chromosome 9, ASM421037v1, whole genome shotgun sequence DNA region contains:
- the Zw10 gene encoding zeste-white 10 kinetochore protein yields the protein MSSLVTEVLSSAGKLEKDDLNSKILKISKRIEDIKLEVQETLRGRHKEFLPHFAETVELSSHLDEATSEADLLLTTIEKEIKPQLHNATCEYQELTKQLEESSTLVDIVGKLAEIHETLEAAKQAQKKKDYLSAATSLQHVESLIFQTKHECEKDVDILQVMKTEQLVKKEKLKYDLGEIWNQHIVWNIPKPKDDLPYKVELKLMTSGNKTLEEIQSLLQALYYMKELDKKIKKLGSNLMVHVLRIVVSYQVEIHIEKSSTSVTLVVVVNRKERAETTQVFDKLHTVFKFLHGSFMKLHVKKEPAEESETLMSLLGKQVGKEFCDCLIQECLSPAIPSHSKDLEGYSKVIELTSNLQVQLETLGFLEAGDTTILEYARNVDSLFANKMCQELLVCARNIMKEDLHATITLPEKEPLLEPLPKLTKIKAVQEEDKMTSVEDKHDVCKNIFHFPRCQVSLSTRKVLDLLHEVMQEAIKSSPSCAVRLFCTARNICELYCDVVPVYHKESITTLPQQTAIHHNNCMFLAHNLLTLGHQYHSQLATFLENPCITFVDIVPQLRQLGTDAFLAQMRRQKQQLLNFLQDTSVFQNIADDISHLPAARRAVTQCIHHLQLLQRVWKDVLPEGVFYRVMGTLLNSVLEEIIVHITALEDISEEAGIHFVSLFGIITDQALDLFKIADEDVSLLQVHKNVPKWRKFEELRLILGANMREIVDRWADGKGPIALDFTAEEVKQLIRALFQNTERRAAVLAKLR from the exons ATGTCTTCATTAGTGACTGAAGTGCTGTCTTCTGCAG GAAAACTTGAGAAAGATGACTTAAAttcaaagatattaaaaataagtaagaGGATAGAAGACATAAAACTAGAAGTGCAAGAGACTCTTCGGGGAAGACATAAGGAATTTCTGCCTCATTTTGCAGAAACTGTTGAATTATCTAGTCACCTTGATGAAGCCACTAGTGAAGCAGACTTGCTTTTAACAACAATTGAGAAAGAG ATAAAACCACAGTTACACAATGCAACTTGTGAGTACCAAGAACTGACAAAACAGTTGGAAGAAAGTTCAACCCTAGTGGACATTGTTGGAAAGCTGGCAGAAATTCATGAAACTCTTGAGGCTGCCAAACAAGCACAAAAGAAGAAAGACTACTTATCTGCTGCCACTAGCTTACAACATGttgaaagtttaatatttcagACCAAACATGAGTGTGAGAAAGATGTGGATATTTTACAAGTCATGAAGACGGAGCAGTTGgtcaaaaaagaaaaacttaaatatgaCTTAGGAGAAATTTGGAACCAACACATTGTCTGGAATATTCCAAAACCCAAAGATGATCTTCCATACAAAGTGGAACTGAAGTTGATGACGTCAGGAAACAAAACATTGGAAGAAATTCAAAGTTTACTGCAAGCTTTGTATTACATGAAAGAGTTAGACAAGAAGATAAAGAAACTGGGAAGTAACTTAATGGTCCATGTGTTAAGAATAGTGGTTTCTTACCAAGTagaaatacatattgaaaaaTCAAGTACCAGTGTGACCTTAGTTGTTGTTGTCAACAGAAAGGAACGGGCAGAGACAACTCAAGTTTTTGATAAATTGCATACAGTGTTTAAATTTTTACATGGCTCTTTCATGAAGTTACATGTGAAGAAAGAACCAGCTGAAGAATCTGAGACACTGATGTCTCTTCTTGGAAAACAAGTTGGTAAAGAATTCTGTGATTGCCTTATACAGGAATGTCTCTCTCCTGCTATCCCTAGTCACAGCAAGGACCTGGAAGGGTACTCCAAAGTAATAGAATTAACATCTAATCTACAGGTGCAGTTAGAAACACTTGGTTTCCTGGAGGCTGGGGATACCACAATCTTAGAGTATGCTAGGAACGTGGACTCCTTGTTTGCAAACAAAATGTGTCAG GAACTTCTAGTTTGTGCTCGTAACATAATGAAGGAGGATTTGCATGCAACCATAACACTTCCAGAGAAGGAACCTCTGTTAGAACCACTACCAAAATTAACCAAAATCAAAGCTGTGCAGGAAGAAGACAAAATGACTAGTGTAGAAGATAAACAtgatgtttgtaaaaatattttccactttCCAAGATGTCAGGTCAG CTTATCCACAAGAAAGGTGCTGGACTTGCTTCACGAAGTCATGCAGGAAGCCATCAAGAGTTCTCCTTCATGTGCAGTTCGACTTTTTTGTACCGCTCGAAACATATGCGAGTTATACTGTGATGTAGTTCCTGTGTATCACAAGGAGAGTATTACAACCTTACCACAGCAGACAG cAATCCACCACAACAACTGCATGTTCCTTGCCCATAACCTATTGACCTTGGGTCATCAGTATCACAGTCAACTGGCCACTTTCTTAGAAAATCCATGTATTACCTTTGTTGACATAGTACCACAGTTACGGCAACTTGGCACGGATGCTTTTCTTGCTCAGATGAGAAGGCAGAAACAACAGCTCTTAAACTTCTTGCAAGACACATCAG TATTTCAAAACATTGCTGACGACATAAGCCACCTTCCTGCAGCCAGAAGAGCCGTAACACAGTGTATTCATCACCTGCAGCTTCTTCAACGGGTCTGGAAGGATGTTCTACCTGAAGGTGTGTTTTATCGGGTCATGGGAACGCTCCTCAACTCAGTGCTTGAAGAGATCATTGTCCATATCACGGCATTAGAAGACATTTCTGAAGAAGCAGGCATACACTTTGTGTCACTTTTTGGAATTATTACTGATCAGGCACTGGACCTCTTCAAA ATAGCAGATGAAGATGTATCACTTCTACAAGTACACAAGAATGTTCCGAAGTGGCGCAAATTTGAGGAGTTGCGACTGATTCTTGGAGCAAACATGCGAGAAATAGTGGATCGATGGGCTGATGGAAAAGGACCTATTGCATTAGACTTCACTGCAGAGGAAGTAAAACAGCTTATTCGAGCACTCTTTCAGAACACAGAACGGAGAGCAGCAGTGTTGGCTAAGCTGCGTTAA